A portion of the Oxynema aestuarii AP17 genome contains these proteins:
- a CDS encoding type III-B CRISPR module-associated Cmr3 family protein: MATMSKFEYLITISPLGLMYGSAGAFLSPENLVGRSGSKFPPDAATVAGLFFNANRENQFIDHEQLQQNLVITGPFWANRDTPKQFYVPIPWYKILGDDDSDEWTLLEKKHNGQPIESGKSESSSDTQWCLGRHEWHRNNKDLQPEYSWQLIDNWEFSANQLHKNKGTTQAIAKAPWEFVSFLHPKIRADERHVVEQDGLFLENAVQLDRQYCLVYLSNYEIPDGWYRFGGEGHLVELETQLLPEKHKINLLLEQKIQHACALITPGVWGSNKLSYRYPKHASFPRKGMKLLTDKAIPYRYRLGHNKKDREQGEEKYKTGRLSRGRYAMPPGSVYVFKHPLNMNWWDFPDEWFPKEGFPLKHLGCSLCLPVKIQGVPQ; this comes from the coding sequence ATGGCAACTATGTCGAAGTTCGAGTATTTAATTACGATTTCTCCCTTGGGGTTAATGTATGGTAGTGCTGGAGCATTTTTATCTCCAGAAAATTTAGTGGGGCGATCGGGAAGTAAATTCCCACCAGATGCAGCTACGGTTGCCGGACTTTTCTTTAATGCTAATCGAGAGAATCAATTTATCGACCATGAACAACTTCAACAAAATTTAGTCATCACCGGTCCGTTTTGGGCAAATCGAGATACTCCCAAACAGTTTTACGTACCCATTCCTTGGTATAAAATTTTAGGAGATGATGATAGTGACGAATGGACTCTTCTTGAAAAAAAACATAATGGCCAACCTATTGAGAGCGGAAAATCTGAAAGCTCATCGGATACTCAATGGTGTTTGGGGCGGCATGAGTGGCATCGGAACAATAAAGATTTACAGCCAGAATATAGTTGGCAGTTAATTGATAATTGGGAGTTTTCGGCTAACCAATTACATAAAAATAAAGGAACAACTCAAGCTATTGCTAAAGCTCCTTGGGAATTTGTTTCGTTTCTGCATCCTAAAATCAGAGCTGACGAACGGCATGTTGTAGAACAAGATGGACTCTTCCTGGAAAATGCCGTGCAGTTGGATCGACAATACTGTCTAGTTTACTTATCCAATTACGAAATTCCTGATGGATGGTATCGTTTTGGTGGGGAAGGGCATCTAGTAGAACTAGAAACACAACTCTTGCCTGAAAAACACAAAATCAACTTATTACTAGAGCAAAAAATCCAACATGCTTGTGCTTTAATTACTCCTGGAGTATGGGGATCTAATAAGTTGTCATATCGTTATCCCAAACATGCAAGTTTTCCACGCAAAGGAATGAAATTGTTAACGGATAAAGCCATTCCTTATCGTTATCGTTTGGGTCACAATAAAAAAGATCGAGAACAAGGAGAAGAAAAATATAAGACAGGAAGATTAAGCCGAGGTCGTTATGCAATGCCTCCTGGAAGCGTTTATGTTTTCAAGCATCCCTTAAATATGAATTGGTGGGATTTTCCTGATGAGTGGTTCCCTAAAGAAGGATTTCCACTGAAACATCTAGGATGTAGTTTGTGTTTGCCTGTAAAGATTCAAGGAGTACCTCAGTAA